The following are encoded together in the Phaseolus vulgaris cultivar G19833 chromosome 9, P. vulgaris v2.0, whole genome shotgun sequence genome:
- the LOC137822303 gene encoding uncharacterized protein: MGLDDASYGTVRSNILASDPLPSLNRVYAMLVQEERVRMMAKSTEERGLVVGLAMQANYKEKGRGDMVEKLMTCSHCGKNGHDMKGCFQLIGYPEWWVTDKKLEMAGLTNEQWKVLVDMISKQKSNESEKMTGKSIWDLWIIDSGASNHMTGSLENLSENETIQRCPVGLPDGERVLACEQGTMTLEEGLELKNDRTSRTLIGAGERKDGLYWYRGVRKTQACHVKMENQLALWHQRLGHPSFQIVQMLPDISGKCTRDDLNTFNG; encoded by the exons ATGGGGTTGGATGACGCAAGCTACGGGACAGTAAGATCAAACATTCTGGCCTCAGATCCATTGCCGTCTCTGAACCGCGTATATGCTAtgttggtacaagaagaaagagtgagaatgatggccaaatcaacggaagaaagggggttggtcgtgggtctcgcgatgcaagccaactacaaagaaaaagggcGTGGAGATATGGTAGAAAAATTAATGACGTGCAGTCATTGCGGTAAAAATGGTCATGACATGAAGGGATGCTTCCAATTGATCGGATATCCCGAATGGTGGGTGACAGACAAGAAACTTGAGATGGCAGGTCTGACCAATGAACAATGGAAGGTACTGGTTGATATGATcagcaaacaaaaatcaaatgaatcagAGAAAATGACTGGTAAGAGCATTTGGGATTTGTGGATTATTGACAGTGGGGCATCAAACCATATGACCGGGTCACTGGAAAATTTGAGTGAAAATGAAACCATACAAAGGTGCCCCGTAGGGTTACCCGATGGTGAACGTGTTCTAGCTTGCGAACAGGGAACAAtgactcttgaagaaggacttgaattgaaaaat GACCGTACTTCGAGGACGCTGATTGGAGCAGGTGAACGGAAAGATGGGCTTTATTGGTATCGTGGGGTACGGAAGACTCAAGCATGTCATGTCAAGATGGAAAATCAACTAGCACTTTGGCACCAAAGATTAGGACATCCGTCATTTCAGATTGTGCAAATGCTTCCTGATATAAGTGGGAAATGTACTCGTGATGACTTGAATACA TTTAATGGTTAA
- the LOC137823154 gene encoding probable mediator of RNA polymerase II transcription subunit 26c isoform X2 produces MDLDDFRSILDTSGVDVWMFIDAAIAVASADCAAELKRRRDSIVESLYSATAAPPRCRNCDDGHLLRTNGHQITKQNSPSPSPVRQPHRRRAAEAANSPATPQSLENDDGGEDLDPYGGLFDDEQKKILEIKEQLEEPDQSEDSLVELLQSLADMDITFQALKETDIGRHVNRLRKHPSNDVRRLVKLLVRKWKEIVDEWVKLKPQGGRDTLMADGDSPVQKTTQNGHHHQIPDFAYSPNPHNGSSGSDRNNSEAEHKPKVIPRSEPRPKPTPAPSISTPASASQNRQRDSSFDAERLASARRRLQENYKEAENAKRQRTIQVMDINELPKSKPKNAFFGKNKGGGGSQGRHW; encoded by the exons ATGGATTTGGACGATTTCCGATCCATATTGGACACCTCGGGCGTCGACGTGTGGATGTTCATCGACGCCGCAATCGCCGTCGCCTCCGCGGACTGCGCCGCGGAATTGAAGCGCCGCCGCGACTCCATCGTGGAAAGCCTCTACTCCGCCACGGCCGCGCCTCCGCGGTGCCGCAATTGTGACGACGGCCACCTCCTCAGGACCAACGGCCACCAAATCACGAAGCAGAACAGCCCTAGCCCTAGCCCCGTGCGGCAGCCTCACCGACGCCGTGCCGCCGAAGCCGCCAATTCCCCCGCCACGCCGCAGTCTCTGGAAAACGATGACGGCGGCGAGGATTTGGATCCTTACGGTGGTCTGTTCGACGACGAACAGAAGAAGATTCTAGAGATTAAAGAGCAACTCGAAGAGCCTGATCAG TCTGAAGATTCCTTGGTGGAGTTGCTGCAAAGCCTCGCGGACATGGATATTACATTCCAGGCTTTGAAG GAAACTGACATCGGGAGGCACGTGAATCGGTTACGGAAGCATCCTTCAAACGACGTTCGTCGATTGGTGAAGCTGCTTGTCAG GAAGTGGAAGGAAATTGTGGATGAGTGGGTGAAGCTGAAACCACAGGGAGGAAGGGACACTCTGATGG CTGATGGAGACTCGCCTGTGCAGAAAACCACCCAAAATGGGCATCATCATCAG ATTCCTGATTTTGCATACTCGCCAAATCCACACA ATGGTAGCTCAGGGTCTGACCGTAACAACTCCGAAGCAGAACACAAACCGAAAGTAATTCCCCGCAGTGAACCTCGGCCAAAACCGACGCCAGCACCGTCAATTTCAACCCCTGCTTCCGCTTCTCAAAAC AGACAAAGAGACAGCAGTTTTGACGCGGAGAGGCTTGCTTCAGCCAGAAGGCGGCTTCAAGAGAACTACAAAGAGGCTGAAAATG CCAAAAGGCAAAGAACGATTCAGGTTATGGATATCAACGAGTTACCAAAGTCAAAACCCAAGAATGCCTTCTTTGGGAAGAACAAAGGTGGTGGTGGTTCTCAGGGAAGGCACTGGTGA
- the LOC137823154 gene encoding probable mediator of RNA polymerase II transcription subunit 26c isoform X1, whose product MDLDDFRSILDTSGVDVWMFIDAAIAVASADCAAELKRRRDSIVESLYSATAAPPRCRNCDDGHLLRTNGHQITKQNSPSPSPVRQPHRRRAAEAANSPATPQSLENDDGGEDLDPYGGLFDDEQKKILEIKEQLEEPDQSEDSLVELLQSLADMDITFQALKETDIGRHVNRLRKHPSNDVRRLVKLLVRKWKEIVDEWVKLKPQGGRDTLMADGDSPVQKTTQNGHHHQVEIPDFAYSPNPHNGSSGSDRNNSEAEHKPKVIPRSEPRPKPTPAPSISTPASASQNRQRDSSFDAERLASARRRLQENYKEAENAKRQRTIQVMDINELPKSKPKNAFFGKNKGGGGSQGRHW is encoded by the exons ATGGATTTGGACGATTTCCGATCCATATTGGACACCTCGGGCGTCGACGTGTGGATGTTCATCGACGCCGCAATCGCCGTCGCCTCCGCGGACTGCGCCGCGGAATTGAAGCGCCGCCGCGACTCCATCGTGGAAAGCCTCTACTCCGCCACGGCCGCGCCTCCGCGGTGCCGCAATTGTGACGACGGCCACCTCCTCAGGACCAACGGCCACCAAATCACGAAGCAGAACAGCCCTAGCCCTAGCCCCGTGCGGCAGCCTCACCGACGCCGTGCCGCCGAAGCCGCCAATTCCCCCGCCACGCCGCAGTCTCTGGAAAACGATGACGGCGGCGAGGATTTGGATCCTTACGGTGGTCTGTTCGACGACGAACAGAAGAAGATTCTAGAGATTAAAGAGCAACTCGAAGAGCCTGATCAG TCTGAAGATTCCTTGGTGGAGTTGCTGCAAAGCCTCGCGGACATGGATATTACATTCCAGGCTTTGAAG GAAACTGACATCGGGAGGCACGTGAATCGGTTACGGAAGCATCCTTCAAACGACGTTCGTCGATTGGTGAAGCTGCTTGTCAG GAAGTGGAAGGAAATTGTGGATGAGTGGGTGAAGCTGAAACCACAGGGAGGAAGGGACACTCTGATGG CTGATGGAGACTCGCCTGTGCAGAAAACCACCCAAAATGGGCATCATCATCAGGTTGAG ATTCCTGATTTTGCATACTCGCCAAATCCACACA ATGGTAGCTCAGGGTCTGACCGTAACAACTCCGAAGCAGAACACAAACCGAAAGTAATTCCCCGCAGTGAACCTCGGCCAAAACCGACGCCAGCACCGTCAATTTCAACCCCTGCTTCCGCTTCTCAAAAC AGACAAAGAGACAGCAGTTTTGACGCGGAGAGGCTTGCTTCAGCCAGAAGGCGGCTTCAAGAGAACTACAAAGAGGCTGAAAATG CCAAAAGGCAAAGAACGATTCAGGTTATGGATATCAACGAGTTACCAAAGTCAAAACCCAAGAATGCCTTCTTTGGGAAGAACAAAGGTGGTGGTGGTTCTCAGGGAAGGCACTGGTGA
- the LOC137821727 gene encoding uncharacterized protein yields the protein MRSLLQTKQLLAVRVQRHQLWHHSRDVKVSVWWDFENCQVPAGVDALDVAPAITKAVRASGIKGPLRINAFGDVLQLSKPNQQALSHTGIHFTHIPGGKNSADRFLLMNLMDWVSQNPPPAHLFLISADGDFAGMLHRLRIHNYNILLASTRNAPGVLCSAATIIWQWSSLVKGEHLSGKHLSHPPDGLFGSWCGNYKVIPEKPFSDVKKSASSEKVGIYKPSLDLHTVPKKVVKQVCRILKSHRKGISIRDLRIELKKRKVNFSKKFYGYGTFSRFLTSTLHVELEPLGFGNFHVCLIPSESPKPFEGKVVESVASCIKIDKKGSAATPKLNGKDKNKVREANWTPLTASSHERSMDEDSKSSLSLVERHVSQPPDALQKFSACSGKVVDRTTEQLSEIQPQHKDNQLSKTKPDSLKLSSNSKTLSDCDIVGSEDASYRIQEKYTTSRNHSAGNDQVDEVCHSPYSTQADDSLLDKIPSGSDKTNRNGPTFFVRIRAWWQFWKGNAESGVSADCHNRVVSHFEDSNPSELVEQTAQVVSDFKEPKLSELDKPELFSSSAFWDDIETFIFTLKGSLIVSQSKNREDMAYKLLKDGPPVLRSLTEEDILQLVELLISEKKWLEENPSQIFPFRVTKPVRGNSLMGKSQGANGLRSLFLSRSSQSKLQKSSEHDMEKDDKSIPKSGVSATATETKYKGRSGKDILEDC from the exons ATGAGATCCCTTCTCCAAACGAAGCAGTTGTTGGCGGTTAGGGTTCAGAGGCATCAGTTGTGGCACCACTCTCGAGACGTCAAGGTTTCGGTGTGGTGGGATTTCGAGAACTGCCAGGTGCCGGCGGGGGTTGATGCTCTGGATGTGGCGCCGGCGATCACGAAGGCTGTGAGAGCGAGTGGTATTAAGGGCCCTCTCCGAATCAACGCTTTCGGTGATGTTCTGCAGCTCTCAAAACCCAACCAGCAAGCACTTTCTCACACTGGCATTCATTTCACCCACATTCCAG GTGGAAAGAACAGTGCTGATAGATTTCTTCTCATGAATCTTATGGATTGGGTTTCTCAAAATCCTCCGCCTGCCCATCTCTTTTTGATATCTGCTGATGGAGACTTTGCTGGAATGTTACACCGGTTAAGAATTCATAATTACAATATATTACTTGCTAGCACAAGGAATGCTCCTGGTGTCCTCTGCAGTGCAGCAACTATAATATGGCAATGGTCTTCGTTAGTAAAAGGGGAACATCTTTCTGGAAAACATTTAAGCCATCCTCCTGATGGTTTGTTTGGTTCTTGGTGTGGAAATTACAAGGTGATTCCGGAAAAACCATTCTCAGATGTTAAGAAGTCTGCATCTTCAGAAAAAGTAGGCATATACAAACCTTCCttagatttgcacactgttCCAAAAAAAGTTGTAAAACAGGTTTGCCGTATATTAAAGTCACATCGAAAAGGAATCTCAATTAGAGATCTTCGTATAGAGTTGAAGAAACGTAAAGTGAATTTTAGTAAAAAGTTTTATGGATATGGAACATTTTCTCGCTTTCTAACATCAACACTGCATGTAGAGCTTGAGCCTTTAGGCTTTGGTAATTTTCATGTATGTCTGATCCCCTCAGAATCCCCCAAACCTTTTGAGGGAAAAGTTGTGGAATCAGTAGCATCTTGTATTAAGATCGATAAGAAGGGATCTGCAGCAACTCCAAAGCTAAACGGCAAGGATAAAAACAAGGTTAGAGAAGCAAATTGGACACCCTTAACTGCATCATCTCATGAAAGGAGTATGGATGAGGATTCAAAATCATCACTTTCATTGGTTGAAAGACATGTGTCTCAGCCCCCAGATGCGTTGCAGAAATTTTCAGCGTGTAGTGGGAAGGTTGTTGATAGGACTACTGAACAACTGTCAGAGATTCAACCACAACACAAGGACAACCAACTTTCCAAAACTAAGCCAGATTCCTTAAAATTGAGTTCGAATTCTAAAACATTATCTGATTGTGACATTGTTGGTTCTGAGGATGCAAGTTATAGAATTCAGGAAAAATACACGACTTCAAGGAATCACTCTGCTGGAAATGATCAGGTTGATGAAGTTTGTCACAGCCCATATTCTACACAAGCTGATGACTCTCTGCTTGATAAAATACCTAGTGGAAGTGATAAAACTAATAGGAATGGCCCAACATTCTTTGTCAGGATCAGAGCCTGGTGGCAATTTTGGAAAGGCAATGCAGAATCTGGTGTTTCAGCTGATTGTCATAACAGGGTGGTTAGTCATTTCGAGGATTCTAACCCATCTGAACTAGTAGAGCAAACAGCTCAGGTTGTGAGTGATTTTAAAGAACCCAAGTTATCAGAGCTGGACAAGCCTGAGTTGTTTTCTAGCAGTGCCTTTTGGGATGACATAGAAACTTTTATTTTCACGCTCAAAGGATCATTAATTGTTTCCCAGTCGAAAAACAG GGAGGATATGGCGTATAAATTGCTAAAGGATGGACCCCCAGTTTTAAGATCTCTCACTGAAGAAGATATTCTTCAATTGGTGGAGTTGTTAATATCAGAGAAAAAGTGGTTGGAGGAAAACCCGTCCCAGATATTTCCTTTTAGGGTAACTAAACCAGTTCGGGGGAACTCATTGATGGGCAAATCTCAGGGTGCAAATGGTTTGAGATCTCTCTTTCTGAGCAGATCATCACAATCCAAGTTGCAAAAATCATCTGAACATGATATGGAAAAAGACGATAAGAGTATTCCTAAATCTGGAGTTTCTGCAACTGCCACTGAGACAAAATATAAGGGGAGGTCTGGAAAGGATATATTAGAAGATTGTTAG